In a single window of the Prochlorococcus marinus CUG1415 genome:
- the yidC gene encoding membrane protein insertase YidC codes for MIGFISEKLLIPILDFFYGLFPSYGLAIVALTVVIRIALFPLSAGSIRSARRMKIAQPVMQKRQAEIKSKFSGDPKKQQEELGKLMNEFGSPLAGCLPLIVQMPVLFALFATLRGSPFADVPYNINLKVVPQDQIAAIDPKPYKSPRHSIFINEKSHFPVIATIPNGTKLGTEESIKINLQTTNGNSYADVLSKYDNGSNFLPTWKVSKGSENLKVSQDGTVTPIQPGDAIIEAKIPGLAAKSGFLFIKALGQVGFYVDGAINWDIAALVGAFGLTLLLSQVLSSQGMPANPQQSTANKITPVLITGMFLFFPLPAGVLLYMVVANIFQAFQTFLLNKEALPENLQKILDQQLLSKNEAIAIDATTISEKRLPFEPNSKK; via the coding sequence GTGATAGGGTTCATATCTGAAAAACTACTTATACCGATCTTAGATTTTTTCTACGGTTTATTTCCTAGTTATGGTCTTGCAATTGTTGCATTAACGGTAGTAATTAGAATTGCACTTTTCCCTTTGAGCGCAGGGTCCATAAGAAGTGCAAGAAGGATGAAGATTGCACAACCAGTCATGCAAAAAAGACAGGCAGAAATAAAATCTAAGTTTTCAGGTGATCCAAAGAAACAACAAGAAGAATTAGGGAAACTAATGAATGAGTTTGGAAGTCCTCTGGCAGGTTGCCTTCCATTGATTGTACAAATGCCTGTTCTATTTGCCTTGTTTGCAACTTTGAGAGGATCACCATTTGCTGATGTTCCATATAATATAAATCTTAAGGTTGTGCCCCAAGATCAAATAGCAGCTATTGATCCAAAACCCTATAAGTCCCCAAGACACTCTATATTTATTAATGAAAAATCTCATTTCCCTGTAATAGCTACAATTCCAAATGGAACAAAATTAGGAACAGAAGAATCAATAAAAATAAATCTGCAAACAACAAATGGCAACAGCTATGCTGATGTTTTGTCTAAATACGATAATGGTTCAAATTTTCTCCCTACTTGGAAAGTTTCTAAAGGATCCGAAAATCTAAAAGTTTCCCAAGACGGAACAGTAACTCCGATTCAACCAGGAGATGCAATAATTGAAGCTAAAATTCCTGGTCTAGCTGCGAAAAGTGGATTCCTATTTATTAAAGCTCTTGGTCAAGTTGGTTTTTATGTAGATGGAGCTATTAATTGGGATATTGCTGCTCTTGTTGGTGCCTTTGGATTAACCTTACTTCTCTCTCAAGTTCTTTCCAGTCAGGGAATGCCTGCAAATCCACAGCAATCAACAGCTAACAAAATCACTCCAGTCTTGATAACTGGTATGTTTCTGTTTTTCCCTCTTCCAGCAGGAGTATTACTTTATATGGTTGTGGCTAACATATTTCAAGCATTCCAGACCTTTCTTCTCAATAAGGAGGCTCTTCCTGAGAATCTACAGAAAATTCTCGATCAACAATTACTAAGCAAAAATGAAGCAATAGCAATTGATGCTACAACCATCTCAGAGAAAAGATTACCTTTTGAACCTAATAGTAAAAAATAG